From a region of the Spelaeicoccus albus genome:
- a CDS encoding MarR family winged helix-turn-helix transcriptional regulator, protein MQFSEAADDDVSYRFGLVVERLVRWLRSASSKGSGAVSSSTATALGRLQQEGPMRITELAQVEGISQPAMTQLVDRIVKAGLARRTTSGDDRRCVLVEITQAGVDTVDERRRRRSGHLHALLQDLADDERAAIVAALPALERLSDSAMATPATSVTAN, encoded by the coding sequence ATGCAATTTTCGGAAGCCGCGGACGACGACGTGTCGTACCGTTTCGGCCTCGTGGTCGAGCGCCTTGTCCGGTGGTTGCGGTCGGCGTCGTCCAAGGGGAGCGGCGCGGTATCGTCGTCCACCGCGACCGCCCTCGGCAGGCTGCAGCAAGAAGGCCCGATGCGAATCACGGAGCTGGCTCAAGTCGAAGGCATCTCGCAGCCGGCAATGACCCAGCTCGTCGACCGAATCGTGAAGGCAGGGCTCGCTCGGCGCACGACGTCCGGCGATGACCGGCGTTGCGTCCTCGTGGAGATCACGCAAGCGGGCGTCGACACCGTCGACGAACGTCGTCGCCGGCGCTCCGGGCATCTCCACGCTTTGCTGCAAGACCTCGCTGACGACGAGCGAGCAGCGATCGTGGCCGCCCTGCCGGCTCTCGAGCGGCTCAGCG
- a CDS encoding ATPase yields MDEKLIATRTMNVGPNAIFAVLCDPTKHQFTEPTDWVRDAIDPQPITKVGQVFGMNMFNDNAGGHYTTYNEVTIFDMPRAIAWQTGQEFNDDGTLRTGGWTWRYDLAPSVEGTRTVLTYDWSAVPDALREYISFPPFPVDHLEASLACLERAATER; encoded by the coding sequence ATGGACGAGAAACTCATTGCCACCCGCACCATGAACGTCGGCCCGAACGCCATCTTCGCGGTGCTCTGCGACCCGACAAAGCATCAGTTCACCGAGCCGACCGACTGGGTCCGCGACGCGATAGACCCGCAGCCGATCACCAAGGTCGGCCAGGTCTTCGGCATGAATATGTTCAACGACAATGCCGGCGGGCACTACACGACGTACAACGAGGTGACCATTTTCGACATGCCGCGCGCCATCGCGTGGCAGACCGGCCAAGAATTCAACGACGACGGGACACTGCGCACCGGAGGGTGGACCTGGCGCTATGACCTGGCCCCGTCCGTCGAGGGGACCCGCACGGTGTTGACGTACGACTGGTCGGCAGTGCCCGATGCTCTTCGCGAGTACATCTCGTTCCCGCCGTTCCCGGTCGATCACCTGGAGGCCTCATTGGCCTGCCTGGAAAGGGCGGCGACGGAGCGCTAA
- a CDS encoding winged helix-turn-helix domain-containing protein, whose product MTATHPRHGLDSALQAPVRLSIVAMLAGMDKAEFSLVRDTIEVSDSVLSKQSQNLEDAGYVAITKGFVGKRPRTWFSLTDDGRVAFERHIAALRQIAGAD is encoded by the coding sequence ATGACGGCGACCCATCCTCGGCACGGTCTCGACTCGGCGCTGCAAGCTCCCGTACGGTTGTCGATCGTGGCAATGCTCGCCGGTATGGACAAGGCGGAATTCTCGCTCGTCCGCGACACCATCGAGGTGTCCGACTCCGTGCTGTCCAAGCAGTCTCAAAATCTCGAGGACGCCGGGTATGTCGCGATTACCAAGGGATTCGTCGGTAAACGACCCCGTACCTGGTTTTCCTTGACGGACGACGGGCGAGTGGCGTTTGAGCGGCATATCGCCGCATTGCGACAGATCGCCGGGGCCGACTGA
- a CDS encoding aldo/keto reductase: MGAVPRLTFNDGHTIPQLGYGVWQVDDDVASDVVGQALRAGYRHIDTAQGYGNEGGVGRALAAAADAGIAQDDVFVTTKLWNADQGYDATMRAFDASMERLGIETLDLFLIHWPTPARDLYVDTFRAFIELREQGRIKSIGVSNFTIDHLTRLIDETGVTPAINQIELHPRFNQPELRAFHAEHGILTEAWSPLGQNHAIWQHDLADVPALEDPVISDIAARHDASPAQVIIAWHLALGNVVIPKSVTPARIVENFAASGISLSESDIAAVTGLHTGERIGRDPATAEHGY, encoded by the coding sequence ATGGGTGCAGTCCCACGATTGACATTCAACGACGGACACACGATCCCGCAGCTCGGCTACGGCGTGTGGCAAGTGGACGACGACGTCGCATCGGACGTGGTCGGTCAGGCTCTGCGGGCCGGGTACCGCCACATCGACACGGCGCAAGGTTACGGCAATGAAGGCGGAGTCGGCCGCGCACTCGCGGCGGCAGCCGACGCCGGCATCGCGCAGGATGATGTGTTCGTGACAACCAAACTGTGGAACGCCGACCAGGGATACGACGCCACAATGCGGGCTTTTGACGCGTCGATGGAGCGACTCGGCATCGAAACCCTCGATCTTTTTCTGATTCACTGGCCGACTCCGGCACGGGATCTGTACGTTGACACGTTCCGCGCATTCATCGAGCTGCGCGAACAGGGCCGCATCAAATCGATCGGCGTATCGAACTTCACCATCGACCATCTGACCCGGCTGATCGACGAGACCGGTGTCACGCCGGCGATCAACCAAATCGAGCTGCACCCGCGATTCAATCAGCCGGAATTGCGGGCATTCCACGCCGAGCACGGCATCCTCACCGAGGCCTGGTCGCCGCTCGGGCAAAACCACGCGATTTGGCAGCACGACCTCGCCGACGTGCCGGCGCTCGAGGATCCGGTGATCTCCGATATCGCCGCTCGGCACGACGCCAGCCCGGCACAGGTGATCATCGCCTGGCATTTGGCGTTGGGCAACGTGGTCATTCCGAAGTCGGTCACGCCGGCGCGAATAGTCGAGAATTTCGCGGCGTCCGGCATTTCGTTGAGCGAGTCCGATATTGCAGCCGTGACCGGATTGCATACCGGCGAACGTATCGGCCGGGATCCGGCTACTGCCGAACACGGTTACTGA
- a CDS encoding enoyl-CoA hydratase, whose protein sequence is MSHDEATDDLITSVDGGVLQVTFNRPKQRNAMTWQMYQGLYDACERADQDESIRVMVLRGAGGDAFVAGTDIGQFREFTGEDGVEYEGRISRILGRLFAVNIPVVAVIDGFCIGGGLGIAAAADIRICRESARFGVPIARTLGNCLSTSTLGALVRLIGQSLTTDLLLTARLMDAAEALRSGFVTAVADDLDAEAERLTGRLLGNAPLTMWATKESLRRLNAADSVDDDDIVSRIYGSNDFAGAVDAFLSKAKPEWHGR, encoded by the coding sequence ATGAGCCACGACGAAGCGACGGACGACCTGATCACGAGCGTCGACGGCGGCGTCTTGCAGGTGACGTTCAACCGTCCCAAGCAGCGCAACGCCATGACGTGGCAGATGTATCAAGGGTTGTATGACGCGTGCGAGAGGGCCGACCAGGACGAATCGATCCGTGTCATGGTGCTGCGCGGTGCCGGCGGCGATGCTTTTGTGGCCGGCACGGACATAGGCCAGTTTCGGGAGTTCACGGGCGAGGACGGGGTCGAATACGAAGGGCGGATCAGCCGGATCCTCGGCCGGCTTTTCGCCGTGAACATCCCGGTGGTCGCCGTGATCGACGGGTTCTGCATCGGCGGCGGACTCGGGATTGCGGCAGCGGCCGACATTCGTATCTGCCGCGAGTCGGCCCGTTTCGGCGTGCCCATTGCGCGCACACTCGGCAATTGCCTGTCCACGAGCACACTCGGTGCGCTTGTCCGCTTGATCGGACAGTCGTTGACCACGGACTTGCTGCTCACCGCACGGCTGATGGACGCCGCAGAAGCACTTCGATCGGGGTTCGTCACGGCAGTAGCCGACGACCTCGATGCGGAGGCCGAGCGGTTGACCGGACGGTTGCTCGGCAACGCGCCGTTGACGATGTGGGCCACCAAGGAGAGCCTGCGCCGGTTGAACGCCGCCGATTCGGTCGATGATGACGATATCGTCTCCCGGATCTACGGAAGCAATGACTTTGCCGGTGCCGTCGACGCGTTCTTGTCCAAGGCCAAACCGGAGTGGCACGGCCGGTGA
- a CDS encoding YhfC family glutamic-type intramembrane protease → MFTTLGITIEMLLMIGLPVAASLVVCRRWRVPAGIPFIAAGFFLAQLILNSFLTKWLLPGALGHGEVMILLSALIYGVFEETARYFSFRVGPLRRRRDMGGALAAGIGHGGMESITMAVPYLLGAVMMTVSPGAYPPAAVAAFRHANPLLFIGTGADRIPAMLCHIIFAVMVVLAYRRGRKWIVAAIAAHAAVDALMFTLTAYAPATVWIGLWTLIALAALALIIRLVRSGTLGGDVDAEPRLARTTLRTRPVVQ, encoded by the coding sequence GTGTTCACGACGTTGGGAATCACCATCGAAATGCTGCTCATGATCGGGCTGCCCGTCGCCGCCTCGTTGGTGGTGTGCCGGCGCTGGAGAGTGCCCGCCGGCATTCCCTTCATTGCCGCCGGCTTCTTCTTGGCCCAGCTCATCCTCAACTCATTTCTCACGAAATGGCTGCTGCCGGGCGCGCTGGGCCACGGCGAAGTAATGATTCTCTTGTCCGCACTGATCTACGGAGTGTTTGAAGAAACGGCCCGGTACTTCAGCTTCCGGGTCGGGCCGCTGCGGCGCCGGCGCGACATGGGCGGGGCTCTTGCCGCAGGAATCGGCCACGGCGGAATGGAATCCATCACCATGGCCGTCCCGTATTTGCTGGGTGCCGTCATGATGACCGTGTCGCCGGGCGCCTACCCGCCGGCGGCCGTCGCCGCCTTCCGGCATGCCAATCCGCTACTCTTCATCGGGACCGGAGCCGACAGAATTCCCGCGATGCTCTGCCACATCATCTTTGCCGTCATGGTCGTGCTCGCCTACCGGCGGGGTCGCAAGTGGATAGTTGCCGCAATTGCCGCGCATGCAGCGGTCGACGCCCTGATGTTCACCCTGACCGCTTATGCACCGGCAACCGTATGGATCGGTCTCTGGACGCTGATCGCCCTTGCGGCACTGGCACTCATCATCCGTCTTGTCCGCAGCGGCACGCTGGGCGGGGATGTTGACGCCGAGCCGAGACTTGCGCGCACCACGCTCCGGACGCGGCCGGTCGTTCAGTAA